DNA from Numida meleagris isolate 19003 breed g44 Domestic line chromosome 9, NumMel1.0, whole genome shotgun sequence:
TgtcagtgaaaaggaaaagactcCGTAGTGTATTTGCAGTACATTAAGTACAGCATAAATTATACACAAAATCATAATATCTGCCTGTGTAGACAGAACTGCAAGTTTCAGTTCTCCTCACTCACGTTGGAAGTGCCTGTCTGTGAAGTCGGAGCATGTGAGATTCGCTCCCTCTGTGCTATCCAAGTGTAAACGGCCCAAATACAATTTAGCTATAATACAAACAAGGGAATAGATATCAGACATTCATATATCTCTAGGTCCATCTAAGTATATGATGTTCCAGTCAAAcggattaatttttttcctgcaaaattaGTCACTTGCGATGAAGTAATTTTTAACACCCTTTGTGCAAATATCACAACATTCCAAAATGCTCAGTACACATCTTAAAGACGAGTCTGTGTGGCAGGTACCAGGACTGACTTTCCTGGAAGTTTATTTTGGCTGCATGAAAATGACTCTCATTCACTCTTCTTCTGGAGGTATGCTCAGACTAACATTCAGCTTCCTTTCATGTATAAATTAAATCATTATAAAATCCACAGGGAAAACATAAATTCGTAGGGCTAAATTAAATCATTGGCCTCACAcagtgagaactgaaaatacaaaagctttGTGTATTCCAGACATAGGACTCAGTCGTGCAAGCCCTTGCAAATGGCAGGCTTTCCCCATGCGAGTAATCCATGCAGAAATTGGTGGCTCTTAGCATGGAATCCAGAGATTTACATGCTAGTGTTTTTGAAGAATGAGATCTGAGAGAGGAAAGTTGAACATCATTTTACAGAGTTGAAACTTCTCTGATGTAAATCAACACTCTCGTGTGGTTCACAGTATTCCACTTGATTGTAGACATAGgagtttctgtgctgctggttgttgaattaaaagaaatcagaatatttGTAACGTTTTGCTATCAGCAGTTAACATTGTTTATGTATTAAGAACATAGGACCGTATGGAGAAGTGTATTTTTTGCAGTTGTGAGGAGGGGTGCTCACAGTACAATCTCCCATAAAAGAGTTTTGGAGGAGAAGAAGCTGATGGGAAGTGCGGAGGCAGCTTTGAGCAAATAGTTTGAGAAGGTGATGTATAGGGTTGGAATTTAAGGGACATTTGTCACCTTTATATAAAACTCTATATAGCGATCATTTTCTATCTACAAGTAATGTGGCTGCAAACTATGCTAAGTGCAGGCAGGGTTGTATATTCTAAATCAAGGtttaatggaatttttttttcctgcagcctaATCCCTTGCTGCTCTGATGGTAGGTTGTACCGGGATACACTGTGCTCAAGCAGGAGTTTATTTTGGGAACTCGATCGTGACTTCATGCCGTAGTCTCTGAAATTCAGACTTAAAATTTGCCAGTAATGATAGGCGTTGATTTGAGAGGTCCAATTACATGTATCTTATGAGTAATGAAATGTTTTGGGAATTACATATACATAAAACAGATATGAAATCTCTACAGCGACAGCCAAAGCCAAAAGGAACTTATTAAAGCTCAAGTcaaatgggatttttatttgaagtagAACTGGTAATTTCCCTGAAACCTGTTAAGGCATAAAAGTGTGTGTGTTGAGGGGAAGGGGGCAAAGGCTGAGTgtaaggaaaaaaggggaattgCTAGGAGAGAGAGCTCGTTGCAGTGCGTGGCTGTTGGCCTCCTTTGATCAGGAGTATTTGAAGTAACTGTTGCATGTTTTAGTTTGCATACAGTAGATCTAATTCTTTATGACATGGGAGATTTTGTGTTACGTTATTGAATAGTCTCAAGCTGGTTTAGCTGTCTGCTGGGAGTACTGGTGTAACGTAGAGCTGGTGTGATGTCACACATGATGCTGCTCTGCATAATACTGCTGATAAATCCATTATTTTCAGGTTGTCTTCAGTGAAGAGCTGAACACATGGGTTTATCTTTATGCTTACATCTTGATAGTGTTTGACTTGTATTTGGAATTTGAGTTTTGAACaaataacagtaatttttttcagcCTGTATTGCCCACTTCTTATGGTTTTGTACTGttactcttgcttttttttaaagcaaacaaaccactACCTTAATGGgcctgagaaaaaaataaacatatagtTTCTTAATGTAATAGTGTTAAAATCTTAGGATGGGGTGTTGTCATATAACCTGAAAGTGACTTCTGTGCCTTGGCTCATGGTTGCTTTTGCATTCCCGAATGGTGGTAAATCTTTTCAACCCCATGAAGGCAAAACTAGTGGGATAATAAGGAGTGTGCTAGAACCTAAGCTCTGAAtagagctttaaaaatgaaagccataATTTATACAACTTTGAGAGCTTGTTGCACTCTTAAGGTTGGGATGCGTGCCAAGTGAAGTACAGATATCTCTTTGTATAGCTAGATGAAGCGATCAATAAAATGAACAgtctttactttttattttttttgccagggCAGCCGTGCTCACTTACTTAATGAGATTTCTGCAGAGTAAGTCAGGCTCACCTACAGcctctcatttttatttgatcaAGTCTTGTGTTTAGAGAAATTCAGATCTGATAAAATGGAGATCTGTCTAAACAATATGGCAGGTTTCCAGTGGATATTCACAGATGTGCtactatttgctttttttcttcatggcaTATTGTAATGAGCTGTTGCGTGTGATAAATGCCACATCTGTCTAAGTTAAATAGGAGGTGAATCTGAGGCATGGTTTTAAGCGGTTCTTCTAGAAGTTTTATGCTTTATGCAAGTTAAAAGTACTTCAATTGAAGTAGAGATGTTAAGAACTTAGGGAATGATAGgcataaaataaaaggaaagctttATTCAAACTGTAATGAGCCTGAATTGGACATTAGCATGGTAATAGAGTTGGATAGCTGTATGTGATGTATGCTGACTTTTACCTCCGTGTATTTGCTTCTTGAGGACTTGCATTAATTCTTATGCCATGCATTGTAAGTTCAGTATTTGTAACATATACCTCTTCTGTGACAAACAGGGACATACTTACAGACTGTATTTGAAGTCAACTAATGCAGAATTGCACTGCTTGAAATTTTGTAGGCGGTGACGGTGGATTGGATGGGTTAGGAGGACCAGGAGTACAACTTGGAAGCCCTGATAAGAAAAAGCGCAAAGCAAATACACAGGTAAATTCTCTTTGATTCTTAATAAGCAGCGTACTCAGATGTTGTTTGCTGGAATGACTGTTTTACTGTGTTCAGAATATCAGTCTATTCTCACAAACTACttttacatacaaaatattCTAGTTGTACTGTGAAGCTGAAATTTTAACTCCCTTCATTAAACTTCACCATACTAGTTATCCTCACTAAAGTTATTTTAGGTCTTTGTAGGTTGCCGCAGCCCTTTAAAGGGAGAAGTACAGTCAGACTGCAAGACTTATATTTTACCATATGGATTTGATTCTGGGACAGCCTTTCTTTTAGTGACTGTGTAGCCATTGGTAGCAATCTGTACAGAATGAGTAATTGCAGTGagactactttttttcttatttttattcctgtgtATGTAGGTTTGTGGGCTAATGGATCAGTGCAGTTTGTTAATGCTTAGACCAAACTCCTGGCATATTCCCCAAATGGTTTTCAAGCAGAAGCTATGAGGCAGGTTCAGCTCCTTTCCAGGGAATCATTGCAAGCTGGCGTTTCTATATAGTTTCTGTTTCCGGAAAAGGAAGCCAGAATACAAAACATCTAGAGTAACTGGATATCTGTAGAGCCGAATGTTCCTTTGTGTATTTATTCAGCACTGAGTGAGAGTATCTGTTAATTTTGTACTGCCCAGAGGGAGTAATTGTATTTACGTAGGTCAAACGATCACTTTCTCTTTGACCTATCCAGAATTAATTGATTTCAATCCATGGGGATTTGTCTTcccattttttgtttcctttcaaagTAGTCAAGTTGAAACTTGCTCTAAGAAATAACCAGTTTATCGCAGAGTTTCAGATCTCTCTGCTGATGGAGCTTTCTTGTTGCTGTGGCCTGGTGATACTGTAGAGGGCAGGCAGattagttttctctctttccttacCAGGTTCGAAATTTGCAGGACAGCAGAAAttcggaggaaaaaaaaaacaagttcagCCTTAGTTTATGAATAGGAAGCCATCCTTTCTGGGAGGAGCTGAGGTGAAGGTGCAGTAGCTTGATGTTCCCCACAGACTAGTCTAGAATGAGATTCATTTGTATAGCTACTTCAAGGACATCCGAGCAGCCTCTGGGCGCCATTAAACACTTAATTAGGCTTTCTAACAAGAAATCCTTACATTTTAATCCTACTGACAGTACTTAACAGATTGCCCACAATCACTGAATGTTCTTAAGGGACGCCTGTTTGGTACATAGAATATAGAAAATTCCTATACACAGACTCCTGTGTTATCTATACTTTTCTTTAGGTTTATAAAAACATTACTTATTTTTAGGTTTGTGTATTCTCATTGGAGTGGGGTGTCTTGAGAGATGTATTTTCAGGAAACTGAACTCAAAATGACACTAAGGAAATACTCCAAACCTCCTCTTCAACGTTTCAAAAATGTTATGCGTGTGTGTTTgaaaggctttttgttttgctgcttttcttaagtaaaaaatggaggaaaaaaaaaagtaatgcattAAGTAGTGTTTTCAGAAGCATGGTTGTGCAACTGCACAATTCTTAAAACACTGAGATGACTATAAATCACTGTTATATGGAGCCCAAACTCCTCTTCCCTCCACTGAAATTTTAGGTAGCTCGGTGGGGTATGGTGAGTAAGCTTTACACAACAACTGAACTGTGATTTTAGCAGTAGTGCTGCTAATCCAGGGCCTTGTGTTTGATCTCTCTTCTAGAGACATAGTAAAACTAATTTAAatgttgtatttaaaatgtttttaggGTTCTTCATTTCCACCTCCATCTGAATATGCTCCACCGCCGAATCCAAGCTCTGACCACCTTGTAGCTGCAAATCCATTTGATGACAACTATAATACTGTGTCTTATAAACCACTTCCTTCAGGAAATCCTTATTTTAGTAATCCTGGTTACCCTGGCTTTGGAGGCTATAACACTTTCAGAATGCCACCTCACATGCTGCACAGAGTGTCCACACCATATGGTGGTTCCTATTCCCTCAGAAACCAACCACACCCTCTTCCTCAAAACCCTGTAGGAATGGGTTTTAGTCGACCCCACTCTTTCAGTTTTGGTCCCCATGATACCCCAGGTTTTGGGAATCAACCACCTTATAGTGGCAGTCAGATAAATCAAAATGTCAATATGCCTGGTCAACATTTCAGACCAAATCCTGGTGAGAACTTTGGCCATTCTGGACAGATACCTCATCCTGATGTGCCAACTAACTTTGGTCCTGGAAACAACTCAAATTTCCCAAATTCTCAGCTGGAGTCAAGCCACTCTTTTGTTCCTCCACCAAGCACTTACAACCAGACAAAAACATCAGCACAAAAGCAAGACTTTAGTCAAGGTGCAAGCAAAGCATCCAGCCAGAACGCCGCTGCTCTTCAGCATCATCACAGGACAGAAGACATTGTGAGTCAAGGTAACAATGACCTGAAAAATGTTACTCCAAACAGCATCGTTAATCAGGGTAACAGCCATTCTAATAGTGCTGATAACACTAATGCTGGCCATTCAAATGGAACTCAGAGTAAGTCCCGCCAGCCTCGAGGTACCACTGAAGGATGCAACTCggaaaagagcagcaaaacGCCCCTTCATCCCAGTCGTCATGGTCACTCGTCCTCTGAACCTGTCTATCCGTGTGGAATTTGTACACATGAAGTTAATGATGATCAGGATGCCATCCTGTGTGAAGCCTCTTGTCAGAAATGGTTTCATCGAATCTGTACTGGCATGACTGAGTCAGCTTATGGCCTTCTTACAGCAGAAGCATCAGCAGTGTGGGGTTGTGATACGTGTATGGCTGACAAAGACGTCCAGCTAATGCGTACAAGAGAGACTGCAGGGCCACCTGCGCTGAATACAGATGGCTAACAATGTGAATTGGTGGTAGTGCTTGAGCTACTTACTATGAAGATTTGGTTGTGAATTGAGTACTTCATGTTCTGAAGACAATCGATTGTGTTTGATTGCTgtcattatttttcccttatctGTTTCCATTCGTGAAGTTCCACCTCAACTTTTGTACTCTTAACTTCGTGTGCAAATGTTTTACAGGgtggaatattttttgtttctgacaaCTGATCAGAAGTAGGATGTGCATTGACAATTTTACTGAAGGCCAAAATAGGCCATTATGAACAGTCCCTAATTTGCTACTATTAATGTGTTAACCAACACTAGCATTTACTATTCAATTTTAATGGTACTGTACTTCCAAGTactcattccttttttcttttcttgttgaaTGTCCATTACTGATGTTCTTGCAATCCTTTCTTTGAATATCCTGCAGATGACATGGAGGAAGTGTGCAGTACTaatagtttgtatttttttagaataaataaGAGGATTTTGTATgtgctttttctgatttttgaacTAAAGCATTAACACAATTCTAAAATCCGTGATTTCATTCTTAGTAACACAATGAAATCCACTAAATCTTATACTTTGGTATTTCCTTGAAAAGGCAATGATCTTTTGACTTCTCGGCAAATACTTAAGTGCTGAGGACTCTTACTAGTACAGGAGATAGTTACAAAACATAATTACATTAAAAGAAGCTAGTACAGATCAAGTTGATGAAGTCTAGTGCTTTAAATCTAGAGAATACCAAAACTAAGGTTGCATATGTAACCTTTCTTCGTTCATCTTAAGCACATATATTAGGATACAGCCCCTGCACAG
Protein-coding regions in this window:
- the PYGO1 gene encoding pygopus homolog 1 isoform X1; protein product: MSAEQEKDPIALKRSRGGDGGLDGLGGPGVQLGSPDKKKRKANTQGSSFPPPSEYAPPPNPSSDHLVAANPFDDNYNTVSYKPLPSGNPYFSNPGYPGFGGYNTFRMPPHMLHRVSTPYGGSYSLRNQPHPLPQNPVGMGFSRPHSFSFGPHDTPGFGNQPPYSGSQINQNVNMPGQHFRPNPGENFGHSGQIPHPDVPTNFGPGNNSNFPNSQLESSHSFVPPPSTYNQTKTSAQKQDFSQGASKASSQNAAALQHHHRTEDIVSQGNNDLKNVTPNSIVNQGNSHSNSADNTNAGHSNGTQSKSRQPRGTTEGCNSEKSSKTPLHPSRHGHSSSEPVYPCGICTHEVNDDQDAILCEASCQKWFHRICTGMTESAYGLLTAEASAVWGCDTCMADKDVQLMRTRETAGPPALNTDG
- the PYGO1 gene encoding pygopus homolog 1 isoform X2, with the protein product MRFLQSGDGGLDGLGGPGVQLGSPDKKKRKANTQGSSFPPPSEYAPPPNPSSDHLVAANPFDDNYNTVSYKPLPSGNPYFSNPGYPGFGGYNTFRMPPHMLHRVSTPYGGSYSLRNQPHPLPQNPVGMGFSRPHSFSFGPHDTPGFGNQPPYSGSQINQNVNMPGQHFRPNPGENFGHSGQIPHPDVPTNFGPGNNSNFPNSQLESSHSFVPPPSTYNQTKTSAQKQDFSQGASKASSQNAAALQHHHRTEDIVSQGNNDLKNVTPNSIVNQGNSHSNSADNTNAGHSNGTQSKSRQPRGTTEGCNSEKSSKTPLHPSRHGHSSSEPVYPCGICTHEVNDDQDAILCEASCQKWFHRICTGMTESAYGLLTAEASAVWGCDTCMADKDVQLMRTRETAGPPALNTDG